AATTAATAAGAACTTTTCAAAAGTATACATCCCAACACAACACATTGCACTCACATCGCCATATTTTTAGTTTACATCCACATAGCCAACATTCCTTTGCAAATAAATTcttatacattattatacaatATTTATCTACCTTGTATAAAAGTGTTTTGAAATCTCAAACAACCTGCCTGACGAGCTTTGCTCTCATATTGATTCTGGAATCTGATTATCAAGATAAGCGTGAGTCTGGATTGATCTTATACAAACTTTTTAAAACTATGACGTTACTTTCTTGACTAGAAAATAAAGTTGGATTTACATATGCAGCATGTGTGAAGCATTTTCTATGCAACCTTCACTTATTTTTGTTGGTTCAAATGGTCAGAACTTACAATCATGATGACAAAGAGCTATAAAAGACTTGAAGATGGAAGGGACAAACTCGATGGGATTACAGATCTTCCTATTAATGTCATAAAACAAATTCAGGAGCACATGACTATTGAGGATGTCGCAAGAAATAGTGTCTTGTCCAGTAAGTGGAGACATATTTGGGCTTCAAATCCAAAGCTCACAATTTCTGCGGACTTCTGCATAAAGGGAAAGCAATCAAGCACAACAGACATCATTAATAGAGTACTATTGCATCACTGTGGACCCATTAAGACATTTCTCCTTGATCTTTCAATAATAAATCTTTCTGAGCACTCAATTATTGATCTATAGATGCTACATTTGTCAAGAAATGGTCTTGTGGAGCTCACCCTCCAGAATCCAGGAAACCAGAATGCTCCTTATAAGTTGCCTTCCTATGTGTACGATATGGAACTTGAACAATTGAGTCTGTCAAGCTGCATTTTCAGACCGccttgcagttttggaggtttcCACAAGCTCAAAAGCCTTAAATTAGATGGAGTCGCCTTTGAATTAGACGTTGCAACTTCTTTCCTCTCTATTCCAAACCTTCTGGATCTGATGTTTGTACAGTGTAGTGGTGTTCATCACTTGAATACAATTAAATGGATTACTTTCAAGGACTGTCGGAAGGTAAAACTTTTTGCAGTTATACCACAAGAAGAAGTTTCACAAAACAGACAGAATGAAGCAATGAACTTAGTAAAACTTCTCAGCAGCTTGTATGAAGTTAGAGCACTTATCTTGGACGGATGCTCCCTCAAGGTAAGATGGAAATTGATATCTTTGCATAGCTTAGAATGACCCCATACATAGTTGTAACTATTAACATTCTTATTTTGGTTTTTTTGTCGTCTAGTTTTTAGCTTCTGGTGATGTAGCCAATCTCGAATTTTATGGTTTCGATTTTAATGATGAAGATCAAATTTGTTCCCTTCTATGCATCCTTAGAAGTTCTCCCAATTTGAAGTTACTTAACCTTTTGGTGAGTTGTTGAATTCATGAGTTGTTACTCTATTTCCGAGTATAGAGATGCAAATCTTACTAATTTTTCTTTATACTACTGATAGTTGAGTCGGATCAAGAATGGTTCCAGAAAAATAGATGTAAATCAGTTGAAAGGACAAGGCTTCAGGATTGATGAACTCAAAAACCTTCGAGCTCTGGGAATACATAGATTCCATGGTTCAAGAGTGGAATTGTTGTTTGTAAGGTTAGTACTGACTTCTGTGCCTATTCTCGAGAAGATGATCATTAACGTAACGTAGATGAAGAAGTTAGTGAAAGGCAGGCAACTAAAATTTCTAAGATCATTGGCGTCTGCGCCTATTCTCGGCCAACTCTTACACAAGTAATATGTCAAAGGCATGAGCATTGAATCAGcttcatttcttctataaatagggAGTCAAAACAATTCATACACTTTGTAGTCTTTATTTTATACATTTCTCTACTTCATTTACTTTGTAGTCTTTATTTTATACATTTCTCTACTTCATTTACTTTGTAGtctttattt
The nucleotide sequence above comes from Nicotiana tabacum cultivar K326 chromosome 12, ASM71507v2, whole genome shotgun sequence. Encoded proteins:
- the LOC107764436 gene encoding F-box/FBD/LRR-repeat protein At1g13570-like, translated to MMTKSYKRLEDGRDKLDGITDLPINVIKQIQEHMTIEDVARNSVLSSKWRHIWASNPKLTISADFCIKGKQSSTTDIINRMLHLSRNGLVELTLQNPGNQNAPYKLPSYVYDMELEQLSLSSCIFRPPCSFGGFHKLKSLKLDGVAFELDVATSFLSIPNLLDLMFVQCSGVHHLNTIKWITFKDCRKVKLFAVIPQEEVSQNRQNEAMNLVKLLSSLYEVRALILDGCSLKFLASGDVANLEFYGFDFNDEDQICSLLCILRSSPNLKLLNLLLSRIKNGSRKIDVNQLKGQGFRIDELKNLRALGIHRFHGSRVELLFVRLVLTSVPILEKMIINVT